The Sardina pilchardus chromosome 19, fSarPil1.1, whole genome shotgun sequence genome window below encodes:
- the rbm33a gene encoding RNA-binding protein 33 isoform X3, translating to MAAHAGDDDFDEYDKPGAERSRRRRGEDDDLDSDLEEDLLEEDWTNKKNPSELSDEELNDDLLQSDEEEGDVSGHGAAVSLNATLGLSSTFDAEEGGYGGNAGAEAGYGEGAQEYAGDYEGNEGGMEYSNKQAGRGGAAYLDEVLDLQIDEPLDDEFQVDDYSAGYGEQGTAGQRDQEQEEAADEQEAEAGQAQAQEEEEPEQEPEQEPEQDDSQAFDGEEAENEPEQEEEDLKEESDEEDDEDEESGRLRFKTERKDATVVRLSDAARKRRNIPETLELSEEAKANLREMEERERQRKFGGRGRGFRGGRGMGMAMGMGMGMGMGMGGRGMPMGGRGGRGGFPNFGMGDFGGGRGGRMNDQRPPLMHLGMQNRMPLPHLLLQQQQQQQQQRQSGPRGGPGGGGGFLDVGEPLVQQPLQPLLPPHLSQRSPLRSHLDAPQRILSPPGPPHSQQLPPQHQHQHHHQQQQQQHQQQQQHPPPQQQHHQQQQQQQQPKNIHINPHFRGPSSSPAQVPLVPPTQNQPRPAVGPQRFPGPADFQQHHPGNFGQPQRPPHPPEPWRGPPPPHQDREPFFLGEPRFPGQHLFDQPNPSQLMNNNNNAHPMPGQGPLPFPQPGQGPGGPGFGPLGPGQGQGPLGALFQREPPPRQGLPPQHGGPPGPPGPRPFIGNRQPFPPQQQGPIFNSQHMPFGIQVRQRGLMGQPQLLDSPLSHQSLHHQQQQQHHRQDQGPPHQHQGPPQQHQHQQHPGDPMPLMHLGGQQSFRQQQQQQQQQMQHMHGGPRQMQQHRQQQNPQQGNAHSRPRMSPPTPMQQMQALSQRNSNLRELPIAQGNFGNNISSNNNSQPPQSPNRGGGHQQQRSMGRGMQGLGGHQGPNAQNARGGPGGRGQGPGRGQGMGMGRGHPAPERTVVSKAPAETPPAQPPQVDPDEDEETRQYRLKLEEQKRLREKILKQKEERRQMQAGMRKRELLQRISAQNPQNQNPQNPQSQTPNQPPQQHQQQKPHPPPPPALAPQAPQPIPALPANGAPQIHPSIPAAPRPNVKTRLQMAKPQPQPGAAHQNSGPNPGQQGQWQQQQQQQQQQQQQQLQQQRRGMNQQNAQGPMGNMPRQGAPMEGPFPGQPQAPPGPRPGAKRTVMQRQNSTGSPQLPQKVRVVKLCAGGAETPDAAVPAEQPQPIGRLPPQPRQLPVRKVTMGTGGQPQQQQQQQQHPPGQGGRGLAQPNRVVMPGRGRARGARGGRMMATRQSGRVQEERTTVSIEGLSTSTTEKQLRNLLQSIGPIQMFEMVPQQRKAVAKFMNPQHAQSFQHSFHRHMIDLSHIDVSIIDG from the exons ATGGCGGCACATGCCGGAG ATGATGACTTTGACGAATATGATAAGCCAGGTGCAGAGAGATCtcggaggagaagaggagaagatgaTGATCTTGACAG TGACCTTGAAGAGGACCTGCTGGAGGAAGACTGGACAAACAAAAAG aaCCCTTCAGAGCTCTCAGACGAGGAGCTTAATGACGACCTCTTGCAGAGCGACGAGGAGGAAGGGGATGTTAG TGGTCACGGTGCCGCCGTTAGTCTGAACGCCACGCTGGGCCTCAGCTCAACCTTTGATGCCGAAGAGGGCGGCTACGGAGGGAACGCTGGAGCGGAAGCTGGCTATGGCGAGGGAGCGCAGGAGTACGCTGGAGACTACGAAGGGAACGAGGGAGGCATGGAGTATTCCAATAAGCAGGCGGGCCGCGGCGGCGCCGCTTACCTGGATGAGGTGCTGGACCTGCAGATCGACGAGCCGCTAGATGACGAGTTTCAA GTCGATGATTACTCCGCTGGGTACGGAGAGCAGGGGACGGCCGGGCAGAGAGACCAGGAACAGGAAGAGGCCGCGGACGAGCAGGAAGCAGAGGCTGGGcaggcccaggcccaggaagaggaggagcctgAGCAGGAGCCGGAGCAGGAGCCAGAGCAAGACGACTCCCAGGCCTTCGATggggaagag GCTGAGAATGAGcctgagcaggaggaggaggacttgaAAGAAGAGTCCGACGAGGAGGACGATGAGGACGAAGAGTCTGGCCGGCTACGCTTTAAGACAGAGCGCAAAGACGCAACAGTAGTGCGTCTGTCTGACGCAGCCAGGAAAAGAAGGAACATTCCAGAAACGTTAG AGTTGTCGGAAGAAGCCAAGGCCAACCTgcgggagatggaggagagggagaggcagcgcAAGTTCGGAGGCCGCGGGCGAGGCTTTCGAGGCGGACGCGGCATGGGCATGGCCATGGGCATGGGCATGGGTATGGGGATGGGCATGGGAGGTCGAGGGATGCCCATGGGCGGAAGAGGCGGCAGAGGCGGCTTCCCCAACTTCGGAATGGGCGACTTTGGCGGCGGTCGCGGAGGCCGCATGAACGACCAGAGGCCACCGCTCATGCACCTGGGCATGCAG AACCGTATGCCCctgcctcacctcctcctgcagcagcagcagcagcagcagcagcagaggcagtcCGGTCCCCGGGGTGGCccaggggggggcggggggttccTTGACGTGGGTGAGCCTCTGGTGCAACAGCCCCTGCAGCCGCTTCTCCCCCCCCACCTGTCCCAGCGCTCGCCCCTGCGCTCCCACCTGGACGCCCCCCAACGCATACTCAGCCCGCCGGGCCCCCCCCACTCGCAGCAGCTACCgcctcagcatcagcatcagcaccatcaccaacagcaacagcagcagcatcaacagcagcagcagcatcctcctcctcagcagcagcaccaccaacagcagcagcagcagcagcagcccaagaACATCCACATCAACCCCCACTTCAGAGGgccctcctcctcacctgcGCAAG TGCCCTTGGTGCCTCCGACTCAGAACCAACCCCGACCTGCGGTGGGTCCCCAGAGATTTCCA GGCCCGGCAGACTTCCAGCAGCATCACCCAGGGAATTTCGGGCAGCCCCAGAGACCCCCTCACCCTCCAGAGCCCTGGAGGGGTCCACCACCCCCTCACCAAGACAGAGAACCTTTCTTCCTCGGAG AGCCGCGGTTCCCGGGGCAGCACTTGTTTGACCAGCCAAATCCTTCCCAGCtcatgaacaacaacaacaacgcccACCCCATGCCAGGGCAGGGCCCCTTGCCCTTCCCCCAGCCCGGCCAGGGACCCGGTGGACCCGGGTTCGGCCCTCTGGGGCCTGGGCAGGGCCAGGGACCTCTCGGCGCTCTGTTCCAGAGAGAGCCGCCGCCCCGGCAAGGCCTCCCACCGCAGCACGGcggcccccccggccccccggGGCCCAGGCCCTTCATCGGCAACCGGCAGCCCTTCCCTCCACAGCAGCAGGGCCCCATCTTCAACTCCCAGCACATGCCGTTTGGGATACAGGTACGGCAAAGA GGCTTGATGGGTCAGCCTCAGCTCCTGGACTCTCCACTCTCCCACCAGTCcctgcaccaccagcagcagcagcagcaccacaggCAGGACCAGGGGCCCCCCCACCAGCACCAGGGCCccccccagcagcaccagcaccagcagcaccccgGGGACCCCATGCCCCTCATGCACCTGGGGGGCCAGCAGAGCTtccgccagcagcagcagcagcagcagcagcagatgcagcaCATGCACGGCGGCCCGCGCCAGATGCAGCAGCACCGGCAGCAGCAGAACCCACAGCAGGGCAACGCCCACTCCAGACCACGCATG agcCCCCCTACCCCCATGCAGCAGATGCAGGCTCTCTCACAGCGCAACAGCAACCTGCGCGAGCTGCCCATCGCCCAGGGCAACTTCGGCAACAAcatcagcagcaacaacaactcGCAGCCTCCGCAGTCGCCCAACAGAGGAGGCGGGCACCAGCAGCAGCGGTCCATGGGCAGAGGCATGCAGGGCCTGGGCGGGCACCAGGGACCCAACGCCCAGAACGCCCGCGGCGGCCCGGGCGGCAGAGGGCAAGGGCCCGGCCGAGGCCAGGGCATGGGTATGGGCAGAGGGCATCCGGCGCCCGAGAGGACGGTGGTGAGCAAGGCCCCGGCAGAGACGCCCCCAGCGCAACCCCCtcag GTGGACCCTGACGAGGACGAGGAGACGCGTCAGTACCGGCTGAAGCTGGAGGAGCAGAAGCGTCTGCGCGAGAAGATCCTCAAGCAGAAGGAGGAGCGGCGCCAGATGCAGGCCGGCATGCGCAAGCGCGAGCTGCTGCAGCGCATCAGCGCCCAGAACCCCCAGAATCAGAACCCCCAGAACCCCCAGAGCCAGACGCCCAACCAGCccccccagcagcaccagcagcagaaaccccacccacccccaccaccagcccTCGCGCCACAGGCCCCGCAGCCGATCCCCGCTCTCCCTGCCAACGGAGCCCCGCAGATCCACCCTTCCATCCCCGCCGCGCCCCGGCCCAACGTCAAGACCCGCCTGCAGATGGCTAAGCCGCAGCCCCAGCCTGGCGCTGCCCACCAGAACAGTGGGCCAAATCCCGGGCAGCAGGGCCAatggcaacaacagcagcagcagcaacaacaacaacaacaacagcagctgcagcaacaGAGGAGGGGCATGAATCAACAGAACGCCCAGGGCCCCATGGGGAACATGCCCAGGCAGGGTGCTCCGATGGAGGGGCCGTTTCCAGGCCAGCCCCAGGCTCCTCCGGGGCCCAGGCCTGGAGCGAAGCGGACAGTCATGCAGAGGCAAAACAGCACGGGCTCTCCTCAGCTCCCGCAGAAGGTCCGGGTGGTGAAGCTCTGTGCAGGG GGTGCCGAGACTCCTGACGCAGCGGTCCCCGCGGAACAGCCACAGCCCATCGGGCGCCTCCCCCCGCAGCCACGCCAGCTCCCCGTCCGAAAGGTCACCATGGGAACGGGCGgacagccgcagcagcagcagcagcagcagcagcatcctccCGGGCAGGGCGGCAGGGGCCTCGCTCAACCCAACAGG gtGGTGATGCCAGGTAGAGGCAGGGCTCGTGGGGCTCGTGGTGGTCGCATGATGGCCACCAGACAGAGCGGGCGCGTTCAGGAGGAGCGCACCACCGTCTCCATCGAGGGCCTGTCCACGTCCACCACGGAGAAGCAGCTCAGGAACCTGCTGCAGTCCATCGGACCCATCCAG ATGTTCGAGATGGTGCCCCAGCAGCGGAAGGCCGTTGCCAAGTTCATGAACCCACAGCATGCCCAGAGCTTCCAGCACAGTTTCCACAG
- the rbm33a gene encoding RNA-binding protein 33 isoform X1 encodes MAAHAGDDDFDEYDKPGAERSRRRRGEDDDLDSDLEEDLLEEDWTNKKNPSELSDEELNDDLLQSDEEEGDVSGHGAAVSLNATLGLSSTFDAEEGGYGGNAGAEAGYGEGAQEYAGDYEGNEGGMEYSNKQAGRGGAAYLDEVLDLQIDEPLDDEFQVDDYSAGYGEQGTAGQRDQEQEEAADEQEAEAGQAQAQEEEEPEQEPEQEPEQDDSQAFDGEEAENEPEQEEEDLKEESDEEDDEDEESGRLRFKTERKDATVVRLSDAARKRRNIPETLELSEEAKANLREMEERERQRKFGGRGRGFRGGRGMGMAMGMGMGMGMGMGGRGMPMGGRGGRGGFPNFGMGDFGGGRGGRMNDQRPPLMHLGMQNRMPLPHLLLQQQQQQQQQRQSGPRGGPGGGGGFLDVGEPLVQQPLQPLLPPHLSQRSPLRSHLDAPQRILSPPGPPHSQQLPPQHQHQHHHQQQQQQHQQQQQHPPPQQQHHQQQQQQQQPKNIHINPHFRGPSSSPAQVPLVPPTQNQPRPAVGPQRFPGPADFQQHHPGNFGQPQRPPHPPEPWRGPPPPHQDREPFFLGEPRFPGQHLFDQPNPSQLMNNNNNAHPMPGQGPLPFPQPGQGPGGPGFGPLGPGQGQGPLGALFQREPPPRQGLPPQHGGPPGPPGPRPFIGNRQPFPPQQQGPIFNSQHMPFGIQVRQRGLMGQPQLLDSPLSHQSLHHQQQQQHHRQDQGPPHQHQGPPQQHQHQQHPGDPMPLMHLGGQQSFRQQQQQQQQQMQHMHGGPRQMQQHRQQQNPQQGNAHSRPRMSPPTPMQQMQALSQRNSNLRELPIAQGNFGNNISSNNNSQPPQSPNRGGGHQQQRSMGRGMQGLGGHQGPNAQNARGGPGGRGQGPGRGQGMGMGRGHPAPERTVVSKAPAETPPAQPPQVDPDEDEETRQYRLKLEEQKRLREKILKQKEERRQMQAGMRKRELLQRISAQNPQNQNPQNPQSQTPNQPPQQHQQQKPHPPPPPALAPQAPQPIPALPANGAPQIHPSIPAAPRPNVKTRLQMAKPQPQPGAAHQNSGPNPGQQGQWQQQQQQQQQQQQQQLQQQRRGMNQQNAQGPMGNMPRQGAPMEGPFPGQPQAPPGPRPGAKRTVMQRQNSTGSPQLPQKVRVVKLCAGGAETPDAAVPAEQPQPIGRLPPQPRQLPVRKVTMGTGGQPQQQQQQQQHPPGQGGRGLAQPNRVVMPGRGRARGARGGRMMATRQSGRVQEERTTVSIEGLSTSTTEKQLRNLLQSIGPIQMFEMVPQQRKAVAKFMNPQHAQSFQHSFHRKPMSHSELLENHHRHMIDLSHIDVSIIDG; translated from the exons ATGGCGGCACATGCCGGAG ATGATGACTTTGACGAATATGATAAGCCAGGTGCAGAGAGATCtcggaggagaagaggagaagatgaTGATCTTGACAG TGACCTTGAAGAGGACCTGCTGGAGGAAGACTGGACAAACAAAAAG aaCCCTTCAGAGCTCTCAGACGAGGAGCTTAATGACGACCTCTTGCAGAGCGACGAGGAGGAAGGGGATGTTAG TGGTCACGGTGCCGCCGTTAGTCTGAACGCCACGCTGGGCCTCAGCTCAACCTTTGATGCCGAAGAGGGCGGCTACGGAGGGAACGCTGGAGCGGAAGCTGGCTATGGCGAGGGAGCGCAGGAGTACGCTGGAGACTACGAAGGGAACGAGGGAGGCATGGAGTATTCCAATAAGCAGGCGGGCCGCGGCGGCGCCGCTTACCTGGATGAGGTGCTGGACCTGCAGATCGACGAGCCGCTAGATGACGAGTTTCAA GTCGATGATTACTCCGCTGGGTACGGAGAGCAGGGGACGGCCGGGCAGAGAGACCAGGAACAGGAAGAGGCCGCGGACGAGCAGGAAGCAGAGGCTGGGcaggcccaggcccaggaagaggaggagcctgAGCAGGAGCCGGAGCAGGAGCCAGAGCAAGACGACTCCCAGGCCTTCGATggggaagag GCTGAGAATGAGcctgagcaggaggaggaggacttgaAAGAAGAGTCCGACGAGGAGGACGATGAGGACGAAGAGTCTGGCCGGCTACGCTTTAAGACAGAGCGCAAAGACGCAACAGTAGTGCGTCTGTCTGACGCAGCCAGGAAAAGAAGGAACATTCCAGAAACGTTAG AGTTGTCGGAAGAAGCCAAGGCCAACCTgcgggagatggaggagagggagaggcagcgcAAGTTCGGAGGCCGCGGGCGAGGCTTTCGAGGCGGACGCGGCATGGGCATGGCCATGGGCATGGGCATGGGTATGGGGATGGGCATGGGAGGTCGAGGGATGCCCATGGGCGGAAGAGGCGGCAGAGGCGGCTTCCCCAACTTCGGAATGGGCGACTTTGGCGGCGGTCGCGGAGGCCGCATGAACGACCAGAGGCCACCGCTCATGCACCTGGGCATGCAG AACCGTATGCCCctgcctcacctcctcctgcagcagcagcagcagcagcagcagcagaggcagtcCGGTCCCCGGGGTGGCccaggggggggcggggggttccTTGACGTGGGTGAGCCTCTGGTGCAACAGCCCCTGCAGCCGCTTCTCCCCCCCCACCTGTCCCAGCGCTCGCCCCTGCGCTCCCACCTGGACGCCCCCCAACGCATACTCAGCCCGCCGGGCCCCCCCCACTCGCAGCAGCTACCgcctcagcatcagcatcagcaccatcaccaacagcaacagcagcagcatcaacagcagcagcagcatcctcctcctcagcagcagcaccaccaacagcagcagcagcagcagcagcccaagaACATCCACATCAACCCCCACTTCAGAGGgccctcctcctcacctgcGCAAG TGCCCTTGGTGCCTCCGACTCAGAACCAACCCCGACCTGCGGTGGGTCCCCAGAGATTTCCA GGCCCGGCAGACTTCCAGCAGCATCACCCAGGGAATTTCGGGCAGCCCCAGAGACCCCCTCACCCTCCAGAGCCCTGGAGGGGTCCACCACCCCCTCACCAAGACAGAGAACCTTTCTTCCTCGGAG AGCCGCGGTTCCCGGGGCAGCACTTGTTTGACCAGCCAAATCCTTCCCAGCtcatgaacaacaacaacaacgcccACCCCATGCCAGGGCAGGGCCCCTTGCCCTTCCCCCAGCCCGGCCAGGGACCCGGTGGACCCGGGTTCGGCCCTCTGGGGCCTGGGCAGGGCCAGGGACCTCTCGGCGCTCTGTTCCAGAGAGAGCCGCCGCCCCGGCAAGGCCTCCCACCGCAGCACGGcggcccccccggccccccggGGCCCAGGCCCTTCATCGGCAACCGGCAGCCCTTCCCTCCACAGCAGCAGGGCCCCATCTTCAACTCCCAGCACATGCCGTTTGGGATACAGGTACGGCAAAGA GGCTTGATGGGTCAGCCTCAGCTCCTGGACTCTCCACTCTCCCACCAGTCcctgcaccaccagcagcagcagcagcaccacaggCAGGACCAGGGGCCCCCCCACCAGCACCAGGGCCccccccagcagcaccagcaccagcagcaccccgGGGACCCCATGCCCCTCATGCACCTGGGGGGCCAGCAGAGCTtccgccagcagcagcagcagcagcagcagcagatgcagcaCATGCACGGCGGCCCGCGCCAGATGCAGCAGCACCGGCAGCAGCAGAACCCACAGCAGGGCAACGCCCACTCCAGACCACGCATG agcCCCCCTACCCCCATGCAGCAGATGCAGGCTCTCTCACAGCGCAACAGCAACCTGCGCGAGCTGCCCATCGCCCAGGGCAACTTCGGCAACAAcatcagcagcaacaacaactcGCAGCCTCCGCAGTCGCCCAACAGAGGAGGCGGGCACCAGCAGCAGCGGTCCATGGGCAGAGGCATGCAGGGCCTGGGCGGGCACCAGGGACCCAACGCCCAGAACGCCCGCGGCGGCCCGGGCGGCAGAGGGCAAGGGCCCGGCCGAGGCCAGGGCATGGGTATGGGCAGAGGGCATCCGGCGCCCGAGAGGACGGTGGTGAGCAAGGCCCCGGCAGAGACGCCCCCAGCGCAACCCCCtcag GTGGACCCTGACGAGGACGAGGAGACGCGTCAGTACCGGCTGAAGCTGGAGGAGCAGAAGCGTCTGCGCGAGAAGATCCTCAAGCAGAAGGAGGAGCGGCGCCAGATGCAGGCCGGCATGCGCAAGCGCGAGCTGCTGCAGCGCATCAGCGCCCAGAACCCCCAGAATCAGAACCCCCAGAACCCCCAGAGCCAGACGCCCAACCAGCccccccagcagcaccagcagcagaaaccccacccacccccaccaccagcccTCGCGCCACAGGCCCCGCAGCCGATCCCCGCTCTCCCTGCCAACGGAGCCCCGCAGATCCACCCTTCCATCCCCGCCGCGCCCCGGCCCAACGTCAAGACCCGCCTGCAGATGGCTAAGCCGCAGCCCCAGCCTGGCGCTGCCCACCAGAACAGTGGGCCAAATCCCGGGCAGCAGGGCCAatggcaacaacagcagcagcagcaacaacaacaacaacaacagcagctgcagcaacaGAGGAGGGGCATGAATCAACAGAACGCCCAGGGCCCCATGGGGAACATGCCCAGGCAGGGTGCTCCGATGGAGGGGCCGTTTCCAGGCCAGCCCCAGGCTCCTCCGGGGCCCAGGCCTGGAGCGAAGCGGACAGTCATGCAGAGGCAAAACAGCACGGGCTCTCCTCAGCTCCCGCAGAAGGTCCGGGTGGTGAAGCTCTGTGCAGGG GGTGCCGAGACTCCTGACGCAGCGGTCCCCGCGGAACAGCCACAGCCCATCGGGCGCCTCCCCCCGCAGCCACGCCAGCTCCCCGTCCGAAAGGTCACCATGGGAACGGGCGgacagccgcagcagcagcagcagcagcagcagcatcctccCGGGCAGGGCGGCAGGGGCCTCGCTCAACCCAACAGG gtGGTGATGCCAGGTAGAGGCAGGGCTCGTGGGGCTCGTGGTGGTCGCATGATGGCCACCAGACAGAGCGGGCGCGTTCAGGAGGAGCGCACCACCGTCTCCATCGAGGGCCTGTCCACGTCCACCACGGAGAAGCAGCTCAGGAACCTGCTGCAGTCCATCGGACCCATCCAG ATGTTCGAGATGGTGCCCCAGCAGCGGAAGGCCGTTGCCAAGTTCATGAACCCACAGCATGCCCAGAGCTTCCAGCACAGTTTCCACAG